The sequence below is a genomic window from Corallincola holothuriorum.
GAACGGGTAATAGTCTCTCCCTTAATTTAAGTAAAAACACATACTCTAATAGAGTGGATCTTGCATACAACGATCCTTACTTTACGGTAGATGGGGTGTCGTTAGGCGGACGAGTTTTTTACAGTACTTTTGATGCTGGCGACGCTAACCTTGTAAACTACAATAATGATTCTTATGGCTTAAGTACTAATCTCGGTTTTCCGCTTAATGAATACGACCGCTTTAGTATTGGCGCAGGTTATCGCCATAACGAATTGTCGAATTTAGATCCTTATGATCAGATCCAGCAATTTTTCCGGATCTATTCAGATATCAATGATCCAGATGCAAAACTGGAGTTTGACACGTATGATCTCAATGCTTCCTGGTCGCGAAATAAGCTGAACCGTGGGCTGTTTCCCTCCTCTGGTTACAAGCATACACTGAACGGTAAGGTCACAACGCCCCATAGCAGTGACTTACAGTATTTTAAGCTGAATTATGAAAGTCGCTGGTACTTTCCGCTGACCCAAAAGCAAGATTTCAGCTTCATGGTGAAAACCAATCTCGGCTACGGTAACGGCTATGGCGATAAAGATGGTAATGATCAAATATTACCGTTTTGGGAAAACTTCCGTGGTGGTGGCTCGGGCACCTTGCGTGGGTTTCGCTCGAACAGTATCGGTCCCCGTGGTGTGATCCGTTACCCTGATCCTGAGAATATTCCCGGTTCACCCAATCCTGGTGGGGGTAGCGATTCTATATTGCCTGGAGCGGAAGATGACCTTATTACTGTGAGTGATAACTCGCTCGGTGGTAATGCGTTAGCAGTTGCTACATTTGAGCTGTTTGTTCCTACTCCGTTTTTGGATGAATCATATAACAACTCTGTTCGTTCGAGTTTCTTCGTCGATGCGGGTAATGTCTGGGATACCGAGTTTGATTACGGCAGTTATAGCGATTTGTCGCCATCGGAGTACGATAAGCTATCTGACTATTCCGATTACAATCGTTTTCGAGTATCAGCAGGTATCTCAGTGCAATGGGTTTCTCCGATGGGACCAATGGTATTCAGCTTAGCTAAAGCTATTAAAGAATATGACGGCGATGAAACGGAAGTTTTCTCGTTTAATGTGGGTCAAACATTTTAGTCTCTGGTGTCCATACATTCTGAGTGCTAGATTTACAGGCTGATGGAAGCCTATTAATACAATAAAGGAGCATCCTTTGAAAAAGTTGGTTTTTGCTGCATTGGCGGCGTTCGTTTTGATTTCTAATATGGCCGTAGCCGCTGATAGCGTGGCCTATGTCAACATGCCTCGAGTATTGCAAGAGATGCCGCAGAAGGATGAGATTGGCAATATCCTTAAGCGTGAGTTTGCTGACCGCGTTGAAGAGTTAAAGCGTTTAGAAGGTGAGATGCAGGGTATTGTTCAAAAGGCACAAAAAGATGGTGCTTTGATGGGCGAAAATGAGCAGATTGCTTTAGAACGCCAACTGGAAGGTTTGAAGTCTCAGTATGAATTGAAGAAAAAGGCGCTGGAGGAAGATAATCGCCGCCGCCAAGCTGATGAACGGAATA
It includes:
- a CDS encoding OmpH family outer membrane protein — protein: MKKLVFAALAAFVLISNMAVAADSVAYVNMPRVLQEMPQKDEIGNILKREFADRVEELKRLEGEMQGIVQKAQKDGALMGENEQIALERQLEGLKSQYELKKKALEEDNRRRQADERNKLLLQVQDAINKVAKAEGLAMVFNTNALVYAADNTDITDKVIAELAKTK